One genomic window of Chloroflexota bacterium includes the following:
- a CDS encoding ATP-binding cassette domain-containing protein translates to MSIIRVKNLAKHFKVFQHHRGAMGALRNLFTRQYNLVQAVDGLSFEIQPGELVGYIGPNGAGKSTTIKMLTGLLVPTGGELSVMGLLPWRDRQKYVSRVGAVFGQRTTLWWDLPVIESL, encoded by the coding sequence ATGTCAATCATTCGAGTAAAAAATCTCGCCAAGCACTTCAAGGTTTTCCAACATCACCGCGGGGCGATGGGCGCGCTGCGCAACCTATTTACGCGGCAGTACAACCTGGTGCAAGCTGTAGATGGCCTCAGCTTTGAAATTCAGCCCGGTGAACTGGTGGGCTATATCGGGCCGAATGGAGCCGGAAAATCCACCACGATCAAAATGTTAACCGGATTGCTGGTCCCGACGGGCGGCGAACTCTCGGTGATGGGTCTGCTCCCGTGGCGAGATCGCCAGAAATATGTCTCGCGGGTGGGTGCCGTATTTGGGCAGCGCACAACCCTATGGTGGGATTTGCCCGTGATTGAGTCCCT